From a single Apium graveolens cultivar Ventura chromosome 2, ASM990537v1, whole genome shotgun sequence genomic region:
- the LOC141684389 gene encoding uncharacterized protein LOC141684389, whose product METLFLTQFQAAVKYTPPVTTLANVKQKEGESLTSYFRRFIAESALVRGATDETLKILVIAGLRVGTDFWKHLQRKDPVSLADVLAQAESFKAIEQSLAEIKKNDNTHNSKGRAKRRDRSLSPDYRRNARSPNRVNTVNMRREWSPPSNYERRVSNYTPLAASIDHIFESRDKKKYCDYHESTGHDTHECRHLKDEIEELIKAGFVGEWIDKVKRCRRSDDKGKDGRQPLRVEDVKKTAEVKFQRAGSIRSIFGGHPFVGDSNRALERNAREAQHPPLTNFHSLEDRPPKIFKGESADITFRERESRWVHHPHKDALVITMLIGAMNVHQVFLDNGSSANILYYSTYKKLGFPDNDMYFEDAHVYRFTGEAMRVMGSVRLPVTLGEGALSVTQMIDFKVLDQDSAHNVLVGRPWLRAFRVITSIHHLMIKFSTPNGVSSLRGSQYESRDCYHKAVKEFRRRRYEGKGLPFEGTEDIHTKPSGEVHAHYFVEGPKEEETRITGTLILTLGNVSRIRSVEEVVVNHTVEIMQKEVNGEKWKEEVRFCKISKITSQVDAPEKDDALLKSKNEIEVDAPPNEDAPSTPTLHNIMPCPEVDSPTRGDAPSNEVEDPQDFDFDLDPRIPMPTEKTGPTEDTISIPVGKDYPNKVFKIGSQLGDEMRESLTRFLIVNLDVFAWSHSDMVGIDPGVMCHRLNIFPNCTGIRQKCRPVSGERAITLKEEVDRLLEVGLIKESFYPEWLANLVLVKKPNGKWMTCVDFTDLNKACPKDSFPLPRIDQLVDVTAGHALLSFMNAYSGYNQILMYGPDQEHTSFITDRGLYCYIRMPFGLINASATYQRFVNMMFKNQIGRTMEVYVNDMLVKSKVANDHIKHLMEMFNILRRFRMKLNPQKCVFGVESGKFLGFIVNHRGIEANPAKIKALLDMKSPTNMKQMQSLTGRISVLNRFVSKSSYRCKEFFKVIKLAGKDFV is encoded by the exons ATGGAAACTTTGTTTTTGACTCAATTTCAAGCTGCAGTGAAGTACACACCACCAGTTACCACACTGGCTAATGTGAAACAGAAGGAAGGGGAAAGTTTGACCTCATACTTCAGAAGGTTCATTGCAGAATCCGCTTTGGTAAGGGGCGCAACTGATGAAACACTGAAAATACTTGTTATAGCTGGACTGCGTGTAGGAACAGATTTCTGGAAGCACCTGCAAAGGAAGGACCCTGTGTCGTTAGCAGATGTGCTTGCGCAGGCGGAATCATTCAAAGCGATTGAGCAGTCGCTTGCAGAAATAAAAAAGAATGACAACACCCATAACTCTAAGGGGCGAGCCAAGAGAAGAGATAGATCCTTGAGCCCGGATTACCGGCGGAATGCCAGAAGCCCTAATAGGGTGAACACCGTGAACATGCGGAGAGAATGGAGCCCTCCATCGAACTATGAGAGAAGGGTCAGCAATTATACCCCACTGGCAGCATCCATTGATCATATATTCGAG agTAGAGACAAGAAGAAGTATTGTGATTACCATGAGTCTACCGGCCATGACACCCATGAGTGTCGTcacctaaaagatgaaattgaggaattgatcaaggctggGTTCGTGggagaatggattgacaaggtgaaACGATGCAGGCGAAGCGATGACAAGGGTAAGGATGGAAGACAGCCCCTGCGGGTGGAAGATGTTAAAAAAACAGCGGAAGTTAAGTTTCAGAGGGCTGGCAGTATCAGGtcaatttttggaggacaccctttTGTTGGTGATAGTAATCGAGCATTGGAAAGAAATGCGAGAGAGGCACAACATCCGCCGCTCACCAACTTTCATAGTTTGGAAGATAGACCTCCAAAAATATTCAAAGGAGAGTCAGCCGATATTACGTTCAGGGAGAGAGAGTCAAGATGGGTACATCATCCCCATAAGGATGCACTGGTAATAACTATGCTTATTGGGGCAATGAACGTGCATCAGGTCTTTTTGGACAACGGGAGTTCTGCGAACATCTTGTATTACAGCACATACAAAAAATTGGGTTTCCCGGATAACGACATGTATTTTGAAGATGCACACGTATATCGCTTTACTGGAGAAGCAATGAGAGTTATGGGTTCGGTTAGGCTTCCCGTCACACTCGGGGAAGGAGCTTTGTCAGTCACTCAAATGATAGATTTCAAAGTGCTGGATCAGGATTCCGCGCACAACGTGTTGGTCGGCAGACCTTGGTTACGagcgttcagggtgataacctctatacatcacttgatgataaagttTTCAACACCTAACGGAGTAAGCAGTCTGAGAGGGTCACAATACGAGTCACGcgactgctatcacaaggctgtTAAGGAATTCCGTAGGAGAAGATACGAGGGGAAGGGCCTTCCATTTGAGGGAACAGAGGACATTCATACAAAACCAAGTGGAGAGGTTCATGCCCACTATTTCGTGGAAGGCCCAAAGGAGGAGGAAACCCGTATCACCGGGACTTTAATTTTGACGTTGGGGAATGTTTCGAGGATCCGTAGTGTGGAAGAAGTTGTGGTGAACCATACAGTGGAGATCATGCAGAAGGAGGTTAACGGGGAAAAATGGAAGGAGGAAGTGAGATTTTGCAAAATCTCGAAAATAACCTCACAGGTAGATGCTCCTGAAAAAGATGACGCGCTCTTGAAAAGTAAAAATGaaattgaggttgatgctcctccaaaTGAGGACGCGCCTTCCACACCTACGTTGCACAACATCATGCCTTGTCCTGAGGTAGATTCTCCCACTCGTGGGGACGCGCCCTCAAATGAAGTCGAGGACCCCCAagactttgatttcgatttggatcccaggatccctatgccCACCGAAAAGACGGGACCGACCGAAGACACAATATCGATTCCGGTCGGCAAAGATTACCCGAACAAGGTTTTCAAAATTGGATCCCAATTAGGTGATGAAATGAGGGAAAGTCTTACCCGCTTCTTAATTGTAAATCTTGATGtcttcgcatggagtcattcagacaTGGTGGGAATCGACCCAGGAGTAATGTGTCACCGGTTGAATATCTTCCCGAATTGTACGGGCATACGTCAAAAATGTCGCCCGGTGAGCGGGGAAAGGGCGATAacattaaaagaagaagtagacCGGTTGTTGGAGGTGGGACTAATCAAAGAATCCTTCTACCCCGAATGGCTTGCAAATCTAGTGCTTGTGAAAAAGCCAAACGGGAAGTGGATGACGTGTGTGGATTTTACAGATCTCAATAAGGCCTGTCCAAAGGATAGCTTCCCACTTCCacgaattgatcagttggttgacgTGACAGCAGGGCATGCCCTGCTGAGTTTTATGAATGCATACTCTGGTTACAATCAAATTCTGATGTACGGTCCTGATCAAGAGCATACATCCTTCATCACTGACAGGGGGTTATACTGTTATATAAGAATGCCGTTTGGTTTGATTAACGCTAGCGCAACGTACCAGCGGTTCGTAAACATGATGTTCAAGAACCAAATTGGGAGAACCATGGAGGTGTACGTGAACGATATGCTGGTAAAGTCCAAGGTGGCGAATGATCATATCAAACACCTGATGGAAATGTTTAACATTCTAAGGAGGTTTCGCATGAAGTTGAACCCACAAAAGTGTGTGTTCGGCGTGGAGTCGGGCAAGTTTCTCGGGTTCATCGTCAACCataggggaattgaggccaaccctgCAAAGATCAAGGCACTGTTAGATATGAAATCGCCCACCAATATGAAACAAATGCAAAGTTTAACTGGGAGGATCTCCGTGCTGAATCGATTTGTTTCCAAATCTTCTTACAGATGCAAAGAATTCTTCAAGGTGATTAAGTTGGCAGGGAAAGACTTTGTATGA